TCCCTTCAttcctctccccatcccccaccccaacccctttTTTTGCAGAATAGAAATTGACTTTCTGCGGGTACACTTGAGTATCCCGACATTTGACATTACTGTATTGGGGCAGAACCGTTATCATCCCTCCCTTCAGAATGTTAGTACGTTTAGCTGAGAGTTCATTTGCATTCCTTCCGTTAGTTACCTTGAATTTGGTGGCCATTCTTTTAACTTAAAACAAGTATCAAAACGCGCTTGGCATTTCTGCGTCAAGGGTTAGACTGCAGGTAGAGAGGTCAAGTGGACGGCACAGGCTAGGCAACAATGCCCGCAAGGTAAAAACAGTAACCAGAAAACAAACGCGGTTGTTTCCAGCCTCAAAGTCGAGGAGCACAGAACCTTCCTCACCACCACCCTTTTAACCCTTTTTGCAACCTCAGAATTTGCCAAAccgctttcatttatttttcaattaaaatgcaAATCATTTGCTTTCAAACAGAGCCCCCCATCCCCATTAGATATACTGTGTAGAGATGCGCCGGGATCCTTGCGACCACGTGTTATACGTCCACTCCCGAGGGGTACTTGAAAAAGTCCCACTTTATTAGGTTGTGGGCAGGAAGGCATGCTGGTTTCGGAGATCCCCAAGAAAGAGCAAGTCCTGACTCTCAAAGGCATCTGAACGCAGTGCGTTAAGACTGCCCCACCAGAAACAGGCCTCCCGCGTCAGCGGGACCAGGACTTGGGTCCCGAAACTGCTTTCAACCCCGCAGTTAGAGCGGAGGGCAGGGCGGTCTTCCCCCGGGAGTGACAGGGGGCAGCCCACCCTCTCCGAGGACGCTCTGTCGTTCTCACCGCTCCCAGCTGTAGATAGGTAGCAGATCCACTACAACCAGCACCTGGCAGGAGGCACCCGCCTGCCTTCCAGTGCTGCCCAGCGTGCGTCTGCAATACACGCTGCCCTACGCGGGATCGAGCACCCAGGGCTCACCCCCTCACTACCAGGGATCAAGGTACACGGATCCGGAATTTTTTATTGTCATAATTAAGAACAATGCTGCCATTTTAATTTGGCAATGCAAATGATACGTAAAAGTGAACGATGGAGACATCCTTACACCAAGCGTTGCAACTATTTACTCAAGACAGTTCACCAGGAGTTGGATTGAGTTGAATTTCAGTCTCAatctctcccccacccccgtGTCTCTCTTTGGCAACCCCGCCCCCAATAGTAGATACTAATATTCTCAGTAGGGAAATGTTCAACTCTCTTGCGAGTCATAATATTTACATGAGATAAAAAGGGGATAACTCTTTAACATTGGAATCTTTGGGGATGACTGGCCTCTTTTCCTCCCAATTCCTACCTAGTCCTTGAGAATGCAGTGTCCTGGAGGATGTGAGGAGGTCGCTGAAGGGCCAGGCGCAGAGTGGAGACTGAAGGTTGGGTGCCACCGCCACGGTGGAGTGTCCGAAGGCGAGAAAGGTTTCGTCTGTAACGAAGCCAGAGACGTAGGCGCCCCAGTTTCAAGGCTAGGACCAGCTATGCCTGCCACCATCCTCCCGCAGCCTCCTGGCCGAGGTGGCAGGGCTCTGGGGTTTAGACCCAAGCACTGGATCCCCGCGGGGAAATGCAGACGGTCCGCACATCAGCTCTCTTCTGAAGCAAGAGTCTAGGCTTGACTCCTTAGCATTATTCATGCTGACGAAGGACTTCACCTTACCCCAGGTCAGATTCTAAAGTCCATGAAATAATAGATTTAAACCAGTCTTGAAGTTAATGAAGAAAGATAAAGGAAGAGGAGGACCAAATAACACTGCTTCTATCttagaaggaaataaaactggCAAATATAACCCTTCCTTCCCCCAGTTTCAAACTCAAACTCAAGCTGACCCTTAAAAACTAGTGCTTAGTAAACGAAGGTTATCGAAGCGGAGTACGCCCTCCTGGCTTTTCGTGCTTGGACCCAAATGAGCGCTTTGACACCAATAGCTAAACTCCATCCGTCGGTGGTGCTGATCAAGTTTTATGCTTGAGCCATTTATTacgtttatttctgttttctgcgCATTAAAATTGTAATTAATGATCACATCCAAATTTGCTGTAGCGACCACCTTCCAATGGTGTGTTACTTTAACATGCTGAATTCTCAAAATTGTCAAAGGGTTTTCCTTCTCCAGCCCGCAGTTCAACCCTGTCGGGAACGTAAAGACCAGCCAGAGATGGAAGAGATTTAGAGAGTAAAGGAAACCACCCTTCAACTCCTAAACTCTAGATAGACATCCCACCACCACTGTCCAGGAGCTGGTACATCTCCATCTCCCGTAGCAACTCTACAATTGAGAGTAGGGGCCGGAGTTTTGGAGAGGGTTTTCAAAAGCTTACAGCTCCCAGAGTCTACCTAGATACTTCTGTATCTAAAGTTTCCGCCTAAATTTTGATGATTCTACCGCCATGTAAACCCAaaagaaataacaacaataatcaaAGGGAGAAAAGTTAAGGGAAAAAACTCCCTCACTGTTCTCAGGTATAAACATCACCTGACAGATAAATATTCCTATTAAACGGATTCAGTTTTCAGCGAATTGAGTAACCCATAAATGATAATGAACGCGGTGAGAAGCGACGGGTGTGGGGGAACTcgggaatgaaaaaaaataaagtggaggagaaagaacagaaaaggaaagcagGAGGTGGAAAGATGGAAGAGGACGATCCTTCGGCCTACAAGGGGATTAAGGACATCTCTAGGCTTAAGGAGCAACAAATTAATTTACACAATTCTGGGAGAGCCCAGATGGCCTTTAATTAATCCCTTCAAAAGAAGGAGCCAGGCCAGGGCTGCGCCGGCTGCCTGCTCCATTAGCTTCATTTTACAAGGGACTAGACTTAGTTCGAGGTGAGGCGCCCTCCGGagctggtgggggaaggggatggGATGACGCGAGCGGGCTAGCGGGGAAGCGAGGGAAGGATATGAACTGCTTTTCCATAAATGGGCTGAGTTTTCATTATTCctctctttaaaaagtaataccCTCTTCGTCTCtgcttccccctcccctttctcattttatttaacacAATTAATTGAGGCGGCCACTGGCCCCAGCGCGGAACCGCGCCACTCACCAGCTCCCGCCCCTCCTGGCCCCGCCCACAGGAGAAAGAAGTAGGGATCGGGAGGGGACTAGGCGGGCGCGGCCTTACGGCTAGCCCTCCTCAGCCAATCAGAGGGTGCGGCGCACCCGAGTGGGCGTGCCCCAGGGGGGCAACGCGAGGATCGAGGCGGCGCGCTATTGGACACGGTGGTTACGCCCCCGGCCTGCGCCCGGCTCCCTGGCCCCTGCAGCCTCTGAGTGACGTCCCTCAAAGTTCTCATTTTGGTCCCCCACTTCCCCCTCCCTTTCGTCCCCCAGCTAAAGAGGGGTAGGGAGTGATGCAAATGTTTTATTACCTTTGAGAGCTTCATCCGAACTGTCAGGCccggagggagagaggaaaggagagaaagagcgGAGGAGCCGCGGAGAGGGTCAGTTTGGCCAGAGGACAGGACTTAGAAGACCGAAGCCTGGGAAGCCGCGAAGAAAATGCCAGAGAGGAGAGTCAAAGGCTgagagtgagagggagagagggcgcgggggtggggcgggggtcgCCAGGCCCGTTTGCAGAAGTGGACTGACGAGCGGCGCCGAAACCCAGCCGTCAGACTTTTCACACttagtcttttgtttttctgtgctttttcctccccctttttcttttcaatattgcAACTCCAGTGGCCCGTGGCCCAGACGGCAAGGCGGGTGGAGGTGAGGATCTGGGAGCCGCGGGGATCGGTGGCACTGCCCTTTCTGGCGCAGCAGCCCGGGGCAGCACGGGCGGAGGAAGCCCGCACAGAGGCTAGATCTCCCGCGGGCTGGATGCGCTTTCTCCCCGGGCACAGTGAGCGTCGAATGCGAATCAGCTGCGCAGCCGAAAGAGCAGAGCATCCCAGTAAGATCAGAGGAGCGCCACGGGCTGCACACGGCGTCCTTTGAACCTCCCCAAAGAAAGCAAGCCACCCTCACCCTCCAACTTCAAAGTGGAGGTTCGGCAACTAACTTTGCTACAAACTCTCCGGAGCCAgcctgggttttgttttgcttatttccCGGGGGCAGAAGATGAGAAGTAGCGCACTTTGAACAGCTAAGAAaagtgaggaagagagaagagccaGGGATCGAATTTAGGACTCGCGGAACGAAAGGACTGCCTAGCCCGCCGGGACGCCTGCTCTTCTCGGCGAGCTGCTGCCTCCCGCGTGGAGGGTTTGGACATCTCTGCTGCGCAGCTAGGGGAGCAACTCCCGGCGACGGCATTCTTGGCCCAGTTGGCAGCTCGCCTCCGGGCGCGCCGAGTGCCTCTCCCCTCGCGCCCTCGGCGCTTCCGGCTCCTCTGAGCCCCGCGGGGGGCACCAGCCAGCGCCCTCGCTGCAAGGCTACCGTCTCCGGCCTGGCCGTGGGATGTTAGCGGTGGGGGCAATGGAGGGCACCCGGCAGAGCGCATTCCTGCTCAGCAGCCCTCCCCTGGCCGCCCTACACAGCATGGCCGAGATGAAGACCCCGCTGTACCCTGCCGCGTATCCCCCGCTGCCTGCCGGCCCCCCCTCCTCCTCGTCCTCGTCGTCGTCCTCCTCGTCGCCCTCCCCGCCTCTGGGCACCCACAACCCAGGCGGCCTAAAGCCCCCGGCCACGGGGGGGCTCTCATCCCTCGGTAGCCCCCCGCAGCAGCTCTCGGCCGCCACCCCACACGGCATCAACGACATCCTGAGCCGGCCCTCCATGCCCGTGGCCTCTGGGGCCGCCCTGCCCTCCGCCTCGCCCTCcggttcctcctcctcctcttcctcgtccgcctctgcctcctccgCCTCTGCCGCCGCCGCAGCTGCTGCCGCGGCCGCAGCCGCTGCCTCATCCCCGGCGGGGCTGCTGGCCGGACTGCCCCGCTTTAGCAGCCTgagcccgccgccgccgccgcccgggcTCTACTTCAGCCCCAGCGCCGCGGCCGTGGCCGCCGTGGGCCGGTACCCCAAGCCGCTGGCTGAGCTGCCGGGCCGGACGCCCATCTTCTGGCCCGGAGTGATGCAGAGCCCGCCCTGGAGGGACGCACGCCTGGCCTGTACCCCTCGTGAGTACGACCACCCGCGCCCCGATGCCTGCCTGCCATGCCTGTTCTGCCCACTCCCGGGTCGCGGCCCCTGGTGTGCATGCCGCTCGGTCCATCCTGTGGCCCGCCCCAGTAGTTTGGCAGCGCGGGAATCACACCAGTTAGGTTGGGCCAGGGCTTCCAGAAATGGATTCTCGCTTTTCTGAGCTCGCATGGCTGTATCCAAGCGCCTCCCTAAGTCTTGAGTACGCCTGGGTTGAGccggtgtgtgtgtgttcgtgtggaCCACAGCGCGGTGCGGGACGTGTGTCTCGTCCGAGGCCCTGGCTGTTCCTGAAACGGCCTGGCCAGGACCGCAGGCCTGGCCTGGGTTAGAGagatggggaggagaggggaaggagaggcCACTGCGTCCCTGCTTTCCCCGCTCCTGCCTGCCGTCCAGCGCCCCATTCCGCCTTCGCCAGCCTAACCCGCTGCCTCTCTTCGAACCAGTGAGGCCCGGCAGCGGTGAGCCCTCCTCCGCCCGGGAAGTGCGTGTATTTGCATGCAGGTCTCCGCCCGGGGTGTCCCCACCTCACCTCTTCGCCCTTGCCACCCGAGTACACTCGGCCATGGTGAGCCCATTGAAGACAGGCCAGCGTCCCCGGGGCAGGGTGAGGGCTTCCAGCCGCTCACCAGCGCTGGGCCCGCGCTTTCCCACCTGCCTCCACTCTGGGGGCTGGCACACGTTGCGTCTGGGCACATTTGGGGACATCGTGGAGCTCAACATCCTAACACAAGAGCGATCCAGGAGAAGAGTGAGGTGAAGGGACACGGCCTGGGGAAAATGTACTATCCCGCAAAGACCTTGCTTGAGGCAAACTGAGTTGCCCTAAAATCACGCTAGTCTTCGGGGTAGTAGGCCGCAGCGCTGCGGAGGCTTCTAGCTTTCCAGGTGGACTTCAGGGCCCAGCCTGGGGTCCTTTTCTCGCTCGGTTCTTCGCCTTTGAGCGAGTCTCCGAAGTTTCTTCCAAGTCTCCGGACCTCCTGAGTGCGGCTGAGCGGCAGTAACTGCGGGAAGTTGCGAAAGCCAAGTGGAGGTTCTCTTGGGAAGCCCGGGGACTGtggcagccaggcctggtgggggTGCCAGGGAGACGCTATTGTATCGGTTTTGATGGCCGTATTAGGGGCCGCCAACAAAGCCTgtgcccctcccccttcccctctcacCCTCGGCTGCAGCGACGTTAAGACTTGGGGGCGATTTAGCTCTCTTGTGTGCAAAAACAAGGACCCCTTTGTTTCCTGGACACAGGTTAGGGAAgcgttgaaggaaaaaaaaaatctagttattCTCACGCGAAGGCTCCGGGGCCG
The nucleotide sequence above comes from Symphalangus syndactylus isolate Jambi chromosome 10, NHGRI_mSymSyn1-v2.1_pri, whole genome shotgun sequence. Encoded proteins:
- the NKX6-1 gene encoding homeobox protein Nkx-6.1 isoform X1, with amino-acid sequence MLAVGAMEGTRQSAFLLSSPPLAALHSMAEMKTPLYPAAYPPLPAGPPSSSSSSSSSSSPSPPLGTHNPGGLKPPATGGLSSLGSPPQQLSAATPHGINDILSRPSMPVASGAALPSASPSGSSSSSSSSASASSASAAAAAAAAAAAAASSPAGLLAGLPRFSSLSPPPPPPGLYFSPSAAAVAAVGRYPKPLAELPGRTPIFWPGVMQSPPWRDARLACTPHQGSILLDKDGKRKHTRPTFSGQQIFALEKTFEQTKYLAGPERARLAYSLGMTESQVKCTIHCLVPEPPDQVEEEARGRDGHGQEEAGLGDRAPQGGLGERGRGRRLQQASGSQLGRRENHAAAEEAQVQQRRRRRRPPTARVRAGELILNAAARRTFPAPASTSGAARGAGTARTPCLPALRGPEDPALPAGTLCYF
- the NKX6-1 gene encoding homeobox protein Nkx-6.1 isoform X2 produces the protein MLAVGAMEGTRQSAFLLSSPPLAALHSMAEMKTPLYPAAYPPLPAGPPSSSSSSSSSSSPSPPLGTHNPGGLKPPATGGLSSLGSPPQQLSAATPHGINDILSRPSMPVASGAALPSASPSGSSSSSSSSASASSASAAAAAAAAAAAAASSPAGLLAGLPRFSSLSPPPPPPGLYFSPSAAAVAAVGRYPKPLAELPGRTPIFWPGVMQSPPWRDARLACTPHQGSILLDKDGKRKHTRPTFSGQQIFALEKTFEQTKYLAGPERARLAYSLGMTESQVKVWFQNRRTKWRKKHAAEMATAKKKQDSETERLKGASENEEEDDDYNKPLDPNSDDEKITQLLKKHKSSSGGGGGGLLLHASEPESSS